From the genome of Cytobacillus luteolus, one region includes:
- the spoIIAB gene encoding anti-sigma F factor: MRNEMQLQFSALSQNESFARVTVAAFIAQLDPTMDELTEIKTVVSEAVTNAIIHGYDNDPNGIVYIHSIIEDGTIYLTIRDEGIGIDNVDEARQPLFTTKPELERSGMGFTIMENFMDEVEILTSKSGTTIRLVKHLLNSKLLCN, translated from the coding sequence ATGAGAAATGAGATGCAACTTCAATTTTCAGCTTTAAGTCAAAACGAGTCTTTTGCTCGTGTAACTGTTGCAGCGTTTATTGCACAACTTGACCCTACAATGGATGAACTAACTGAGATTAAAACCGTTGTATCAGAAGCTGTAACGAATGCCATTATTCACGGGTACGACAATGATCCCAATGGAATTGTTTATATTCACTCTATAATTGAGGATGGCACAATTTACCTTACGATAAGAGATGAAGGTATTGGTATTGATAATGTGGATGAAGCTAGACAACCATTGTTCACAACTAAACCAGAGTTAGAACGATCAGGTATGGGCTTCACAATTATGGAAAATTTTATGGACGAAGTTGAGATCTTAACTTCAAAATCTGGTACTACTATACGTTTAGTAAAGCATTTACTCAATAGTAAATTGTTATGCAATTAA
- the spoIIAA gene encoding anti-sigma F factor antagonist, which produces MSLAIELEVKNNVLCIRLAGELDHHTAEELRQRVTSKLEENKINHIILNLEKLSFMDSSGLGVILGRYKQIKNNGGEMVVCSISPAVKRLFDMSGLFKIIRLEQDEVFALQTLGVA; this is translated from the coding sequence GTGAGTCTAGCAATTGAACTAGAAGTTAAAAACAACGTTTTGTGCATTCGACTTGCAGGTGAACTTGATCACCATACAGCAGAGGAATTGCGTCAAAGAGTTACAAGTAAGCTTGAGGAAAACAAAATTAACCATATTATCCTAAACCTTGAGAAATTATCATTTATGGATAGCTCAGGTCTTGGTGTGATACTTGGGAGATATAAACAAATTAAAAATAACGGTGGGGAAATGGTAGTGTGTTCAATTTCTCCTGCGGTTAAACGTTTATTTGATATGTCTGGCTTATTTAAAATCATTCGATTAGAGCAGGATGAAGTTTTTGCGCTGCAAACATTGGGGGTGGCATAA